The following nucleotide sequence is from Halomonas chromatireducens.
CGCGCCGTTGTGCGCGGCGTTATGATTAAAAACCTACAAAGGAAACAACATGCTTTTCAGCGATGATTTTATAAAAAAAGTTGAAGATGAGCCCATACTGGGAGTTGTTAAAGCCTGTGAAATGGCGTTTTCAGCCATAAGCGAAGTAATGACAGACGAGCAAAGTTGGAATCAGGATGAACATGAAATTCTTTGGGAGGCTGCGTCTTTTATAAATGCTGTCTTAGAACAAGAAGGCTTTACGGTACCAGTCGAATTTCCTGAACCAACTGGTGATATTATAACAAATTGCAAAAATACGCATGAGTATATTTCTAGCGTACAAAGTCATTTCAAAGAGCAGTCCATTCTTCTAAAAGTTCAGTCTTATACTAGTCGATATAAAGCATCATTAAAGTCGTCTTTTGCTTATGAGTTCTCGCAAGGTGATTTGGAGCGTATACAAGTTCTTATAAATGAACTGAGGTCTAAGATATCAGAGCAGGAATCTTTAGAGCAGGAACACAAGCAACGGTTGCTAAAACGTCTTGAAAAGTTACAGTCAGAGCTCCATAAACGCGTATCAGATTTGGATAGATTTTGGGGGCTTGTCGGGGATGCCGGCGTAGTATTGGGGAAATTAGGCAAGGATGCTAAGCCCATTGTAGACAGAACTCGTGAAATTGCAGAGATAATTTGGAAGACTCAGGCACGGTCCGAGGAGTTACCAAGTGGCACTCAGAATCCAATGCTTGAACATGACGATAAATCATAACAAGTGCAGTCACGGCGACGCCCTCTCTATTGCGCCTTCGGCTCCATTCCAAGGTCGCGCGTGCTGCAAGCGTTATGCACAGGGAGGCTATGGTGCAGGTCTGTGAAACGGAGAGGTTGATTTTACGTCAGTTATCCCTCAGCGATGTTCCCGCATTGACTGAAATTCTCAGCGATCCTGAGGTGATGAAGCACTCGGTTAATGGCGTTTGTGATGAGGCCGCTACCCGAAAATTCGTTGAGTGGTGTTTATCCTGTTACGAGTCACATGGTGTGGGGCCGTGGGCACTAATCGATAAAGAATCTTCTGATCTCATAGGCTTTTGCAGTGCTGGACCAGAAATGGTTGGTGATGTCGAGGAAATCAACCTCGGCTACCGGCTTGCCAGGCGCTATTGGAACAAAGGGCTGGCATCTGAGGCGGCTAGAGCAGTTCTGAATTATGTTTTTGGAGAGAAACTGCTCAAATCAGTGGTAGTAATCATAGAGCCCGAGCATCTGGCATCGCTAAAGGTCGCTGAGAAGGCAGGATTTTCCAGCTTTGATGTACTGGAATTTCATGGTCGGCCGGTGAGACTATACCGGCTAACGTCTGAGCAATGGGAAACATTGCATAATAATGCCATGCGCGCGACAAGCGCGTAATGGCGGCCGTTAGGCTCCATCAGTCACGGAGGGAGTGAATGGAAATCAAGTGTATTGCGGGTTTTGCGTCAATTACGAAAGATCCCGCGGCAAGTGCGTCCCTGTATCAGGATGCACTAGGTCTGCCGCTGGAGAAGATGGACGATTATCGTTTTATGGATAAATTCCCCGGAGCGAATCATTTCGGGGTATGGCCCCTCTCTATGGCAGCCCAGTCTTGTTTTGGCCAAGAGGAATGGCCAGGCCATGTTCCTGAGCCGACAGCTACAATTGAATTTGAGTTGGCGGACGCGGCTGCTGTGGAGGCGGCAGTACAAGAAATGAAGGAAAGGGGTCAGGAGTTCGTTCATGAAACCCGGACTGAACCCTGGGGGCAGACAGTCGCAAGGTTTATTAGCCCCGAAGGAGTGTTGGTTGGTCTGAGTTATGCGCCATGGCTTCATGAATAAGAGCCTAACCATAGCGTCAACGCGGACTGGCTTTTCCGCTGACGCTCCAAAACCAGCCGGTTACGCTGGGCGTTCAGGCTGTAGAAAAAGCCCATAGCCTCCGTCGGTTTGGTAGGATCGGAAAAAACAGCCTAGGAGTGGTCATCATGCCCCGCTTCAAGCTCTACAACCATGATCAAAACGCCATGGTGGTGAATCCACTACCAAAATCAGCTCCAACCCGGTACCCTTGAGCACGCAGTGCATTACCTGATCGAGCATAAACTCGACTTGTCGGTTTTCCATCCCAGGTATCGCAACGACACGACAGGTCGGCTGGTCTATGATGCAGTTATTCTATAAATTCAGGTTATTCAAGGTGATTCATCGACATTATGGCGAGAAAAATACTAGCTTTGAAAGTGAAAAAGCAGATAGATGCCAAGCCCGCCGACGAAGTTGCAGATCAATTCCCTGAAGATTCCGAAAAACGTTTTTTAAATGGAGTCGCTATTCATCCTTCCCCACGCATTTATTTAGAGCTAGGTTCTAATCAGCGTAGTGTGCGAGCGATGGATTTAATTACACCAATTGGGATGGGGCAACGAGGGTTGATTGTTGCGCCGCCAGGCTCTGGCAAAACGACGATGTTAAAACATATCTGTCAGGCCGTGGCAGAAGCTTATCCTGACATAAAGCTGTATGCCTTGCTTATTGATGAGCGCCCTGAAGAAGTGACAGATTTTAAGCGCAGTGTTGCGGCAGAAGTACATGCATCGTCTTCAGATGAAAGCTACACACAACATGTAAGTGTGGCGGATAAGCTTCTTGAGACAGCTCGTAAGCAAGCAGGCGACGGTCATAATGTGATGATTGTGATTGATTCTCTTACGAGACTCTCGCGGGTTCATAATGCCGAGCAGCGAAGCAATGGTCGCACTATGTCGGGTGGGCTGGATACCCGAGCGTTGGAAATACCACGCAAACTGTTTGGCGCCGCGAGAAAGATTGAAAATGGCGGATCGCTCACCATTCTGGCCACCGTGCTGGTGGATACGGGAAGCCGTATGGATCAGGTGATTTTCGAGGAGTTCAAAGGCACGGGCAATATGGAAATCGTGTTATCACGGGAAGTGGCAAATCAACGGATTTTTCCTGCGATAGATATTGCCAAAAGCAGCACCCGTCGAGAAGAGATTTTGATTGATGCAAGAGATATTGAAAAAGTAAGGGCGTTGCGTAGAGCTTTGACAAGTCTTAAGCCAGCAGAAGGTGCGCAGAAGTTACTTGAATTATTGGAAAAATATCCAACGAATGCCGAGCTATTAGATATTTTTCACCAGCCTAATGGTTAGAGAGAAATGTAGGTAGCCGCTGCAAGGAACTCGTCGATAAGCGACAATTTAGCGGGACACCAAACTCGGAGTAAATGGCATGGGACTTCTAACCTTCAGTCTCAACGTCACCCTGGACGGCTGCGTCGACCACGAGGAAGGCATCGCCGACGACGAGACACACGCCTTCTTCACCCGCCTCATGGACGAGAGTGGGGCGATGCTGTGGGGCCGCGTCACCTACGAGATGATGGAGGGCTACTGGCCGGCGGTCGCTCGCGGCGATGAGGAGGCGCCGCCAGCGATGCGCGAGTGGGCGGTCAAGCTGGAGGCCAAGCCGAAGTACGTGGTGTCGTCGACGCGAACGGACTTCCCGTGGACCAACAGCCACCACATCGCCGGTGACCTGTGCACGAACGTGCAGAAGCTCAAGGACGCAACCCCTGCCGGCGTGCTCCTCGGTAGCGGCAAGCTCGCGACCGAGCTGGACCGGCTGGATCTGATCGACGCGTACAAGTTCCTCGTCCACCCCAGGATCGCCGGCCACGGCCCGACCCTGTACGAGAGCGGGCTGCCCGGCACGCGACGGCTCGAGTTGATCTCGGCGAAGCCGCTCCGGAGCGGCGCGGTCGCCATGCACTACCGGCGCGAGAGCGGCTAACTCCAAACCGGCCCGTGAGCCGGGCGTTAACCACCACCCCTGTCGATTTCGATCAGCTCCGTTCGACATTAGCTTGCCACCCACAGCAATCACCCACTGAAGGGAGCTAATGATGAAGCACATGACAAAGAACACGATCTGCCTTTGGTACGATGACGCCGCTGAGGAAGCCGCGCAATTTTATGCCGAGACATTCCCTGATTCCTCGATCGACGCGGTGCACCGAGCGCCTGGGGATTACCCAGCGGGGAAGGAAGGGAGCGTCTTGACGGTGGAGTTCACCGTGCTGGGCGTTGCGTGCCTGGGGCTGAACGGTGGGCCTATGTTCAAGCACAGCGAGGCGTTCTCGTTTCAGGTGGCGACCGAAGACCAGGAGGAGACGGATCGCTACTGGAACGCCATCGTCGGCAATGGCGGGGAGGAGAGCCAATGCGGGTGGTGCAAGGACAAGTGGGGCATCTCCTGGCAGATTACGCCGATCGCGCTGACGAAAGCCTTCACCAGCCCCGACCGCGCCGCCGCCAAGCGAGCGTTCGATGCCATGATGACGATGAGGAAAATCGACATCGCCAAGATCGAGGCCGCCTTTCGCGGCTGAGATGAAGGTAGGCTACCGACAATTAGCCGACATTCGCGACTTACCCAAAGCCGCCGACGCTATCCCAGCGTAGGCGGCTTTTTCTTTTCCAATGGCTGAAACCTCAGGCCTCGATCCACACCTCATCGCCCTTGAAGCTTACCTTCCAGGTGCGCAGCGCTACGCTGTCGTCTTCCAGGCACTGGCCGTCTTCCAGGCGGAAGTGCTGCTTGTAGATCGGCGAGGCGACGACGAGCTGGCCCTTGATATCGCCGACGATGCCGCGGGCGATGACGTTGGCGTGGGAGAAGGGGTCGTGGTGGTCGATGGCGTATAGCTCCTGCTCGTACCCCGGCAAATAGAATATGGCGGCTTGTGCCGGGCCTTCCGGGGTTTCCACCCAGGCGGCAATACCGGAGTAGGGCACCAGGTCGGCGCGGGTGCAGAGGGTTTGCCAGGTCTGGGTCATGGTCTTGGCCGCAATTGCTGAACTCATTTTTTTAATCTCCAGATTCGTTTCGGGAAATCGGCGAGCGGGATGAAGCGCTAGGCGCGCGGCGGACCGAAGGCGAGACATAACGTGGGGTTAGGCGAGCCTTCGGGGTGCCGCGCAACAACGCGATTCGCTCGCGCAGCGATTTCCATTAGGCCGGGCGAAGCTGGCCGCGCTCAGTGGTGTAAATAATGTCCGGGTCCGGGCGCGCGTCGTTAACGAAGCTGCGGAAGCGCTTGAGCTTCTCCGGGTCGCTGATGGCGTTGGCCCATTCGCATTCGTAGGCGTCGATGACGGTCTGCATCTGCCGGTCGAGCTCTTCGCCGATGCCGAGGCTGTCCTCGA
It contains:
- a CDS encoding GNAT family N-acetyltransferase translates to MVQVCETERLILRQLSLSDVPALTEILSDPEVMKHSVNGVCDEAATRKFVEWCLSCYESHGVGPWALIDKESSDLIGFCSAGPEMVGDVEEINLGYRLARRYWNKGLASEAARAVLNYVFGEKLLKSVVVIIEPEHLASLKVAEKAGFSSFDVLEFHGRPVRLYRLTSEQWETLHNNAMRATSA
- a CDS encoding VOC family protein, whose protein sequence is MEIKCIAGFASITKDPAASASLYQDALGLPLEKMDDYRFMDKFPGANHFGVWPLSMAAQSCFGQEEWPGHVPEPTATIEFELADAAAVEAAVQEMKERGQEFVHETRTEPWGQTVARFISPEGVLVGLSYAPWLHE
- the rho gene encoding transcription termination factor Rho; translation: MARKILALKVKKQIDAKPADEVADQFPEDSEKRFLNGVAIHPSPRIYLELGSNQRSVRAMDLITPIGMGQRGLIVAPPGSGKTTMLKHICQAVAEAYPDIKLYALLIDERPEEVTDFKRSVAAEVHASSSDESYTQHVSVADKLLETARKQAGDGHNVMIVIDSLTRLSRVHNAEQRSNGRTMSGGLDTRALEIPRKLFGAARKIENGGSLTILATVLVDTGSRMDQVIFEEFKGTGNMEIVLSREVANQRIFPAIDIAKSSTRREEILIDARDIEKVRALRRALTSLKPAEGAQKLLELLEKYPTNAELLDIFHQPNG
- a CDS encoding dihydrofolate reductase family protein; this translates as MGLLTFSLNVTLDGCVDHEEGIADDETHAFFTRLMDESGAMLWGRVTYEMMEGYWPAVARGDEEAPPAMREWAVKLEAKPKYVVSSTRTDFPWTNSHHIAGDLCTNVQKLKDATPAGVLLGSGKLATELDRLDLIDAYKFLVHPRIAGHGPTLYESGLPGTRRLELISAKPLRSGAVAMHYRRESG
- a CDS encoding VOC family protein; amino-acid sequence: MKHMTKNTICLWYDDAAEEAAQFYAETFPDSSIDAVHRAPGDYPAGKEGSVLTVEFTVLGVACLGLNGGPMFKHSEAFSFQVATEDQEETDRYWNAIVGNGGEESQCGWCKDKWGISWQITPIALTKAFTSPDRAAAKRAFDAMMTMRKIDIAKIEAAFRG
- the nirD gene encoding nitrite reductase small subunit NirD, with the translated sequence MSSAIAAKTMTQTWQTLCTRADLVPYSGIAAWVETPEGPAQAAIFYLPGYEQELYAIDHHDPFSHANVIARGIVGDIKGQLVVASPIYKQHFRLEDGQCLEDDSVALRTWKVSFKGDEVWIEA